Proteins encoded together in one Pseudoroseomonas cervicalis window:
- a CDS encoding flagellar hook assembly protein FlgD, which yields MANTAITTAASNANATSQSATSKTQLSSDLQSFLTMLTTQLQNQDPMDPTDSSQFATQLAQFSQVEQQIATNQHLESLLSLQQSSSLLSSTGLVGNTVEVTSNQIVLKEGATQSLRLPALTEAGGAQGGIVTITNSSGVVVYTEAVALGSSPTSWSWNGKGANGGSQADGRYTVSVSGFDSRGTSTGTLDFGVVGKVNSVDRSSSGDPRMNIGGLTVGLEALRGLS from the coding sequence ATGGCCAACACCGCCATCACCACCGCCGCCAGCAACGCCAACGCCACCTCGCAGAGCGCGACCTCGAAGACGCAGCTCAGCTCCGACCTGCAGAGCTTCCTGACGATGCTGACCACCCAGCTGCAGAATCAGGACCCGATGGATCCGACGGATTCGTCGCAATTCGCGACGCAGCTGGCGCAGTTCTCCCAGGTGGAGCAGCAGATCGCCACCAACCAGCACCTGGAATCGCTGCTGTCGCTGCAGCAATCCTCGTCGCTGCTCTCCTCCACCGGGCTGGTCGGCAACACGGTCGAGGTGACCTCGAACCAGATCGTGCTGAAGGAAGGTGCGACGCAGAGCCTGCGCCTGCCGGCGCTGACCGAGGCCGGCGGCGCGCAGGGCGGCATCGTCACCATCACCAACAGCAGCGGCGTGGTGGTCTATACCGAGGCGGTGGCGCTCGGCAGCAGCCCGACCAGCTGGAGCTGGAACGGCAAGGGCGCCAATGGCGGCAGCCAGGCCGATGGCCGCTACACCGTCAGCGTCAGCGGCTTCGACAGCCGCGGCACCAGCACCGGCACGCTGGATTTCGGCGTGGTGGGCAAGGTGAACTCGGTCGACCGCAGCAGCAGCGGCGATCCGCGCATGAATATCGGCGGCCTGACCGTCGGGCTGGAGGCGCTGCGCGGATTGAGCTGA
- the fliF gene encoding flagellar basal-body MS-ring/collar protein FliF: MPGGLGRAMESLRALGTVRLAALAFTGLLTLGLIGFLTLRTASTPMGLLYGDLDQRDASQIVAALDRARVPYRLGRNGTEVLAPEEDIPRLRLSLARDGLPAGGSVGYEIFDRQNGLTTTPFQQDINRLRALEGEIARSIRGLDGVASARVHLVLPRREPFSRDRGESQASVVLQMRGIHRLDREGVQAVLHLVAAAVPGLKPSNIAVVDGRGELLSRGGQAGANGLAQSQEEIRRSQEMRMSRSVEEMLERILGPGRVRAEATIEMDHDRVQTTEERFDPENQVPRSQSSVNESSRNGEQQNVSVANQLPGAPPAQQSSGPQSQEARQEETVNYEIGRTTRNTLRDQPVVRRLSVAVLVDGVWEPGENGGAARFRERTPQEMERISALVRGAIGFNEARGDRLEVVSLRFADPSWGSDGEGQRGPLGLPPLTPTLTARLLESALYALVALLAVFFVGRPVAKRLVAGMAPRPVGALAGAGAAGLGGALPAPEGALPGMPGVAGAAAGAAALAGEAGEAGAPADHAMIDLAMVSGQISVSSLNSLTDLVEKYPEETLAVVRRWLSPEEAAKS; this comes from the coding sequence ATGCCCGGCGGCCTCGGCCGCGCGATGGAGTCGCTGCGCGCCCTCGGCACGGTGCGGCTCGCCGCCCTCGCCTTCACCGGATTGCTGACCCTCGGCCTGATCGGCTTCCTGACGCTGCGCACCGCCTCGACGCCCATGGGGCTGCTCTATGGCGATCTCGACCAGCGCGACGCCTCGCAGATCGTGGCGGCGCTGGACCGCGCCCGCGTGCCCTATCGCCTCGGCCGCAACGGCACCGAGGTGCTGGCGCCCGAGGAGGACATCCCCCGGCTGCGCCTGTCCCTCGCCCGCGACGGGCTGCCCGCCGGCGGCAGCGTCGGTTACGAGATCTTCGACCGCCAGAACGGGCTGACCACCACCCCCTTCCAGCAGGACATCAACCGGCTGCGCGCGCTGGAGGGCGAGATCGCCCGCTCGATCCGCGGGCTGGATGGCGTCGCCTCCGCCCGCGTGCATCTGGTGCTGCCGCGGCGCGAGCCCTTCTCGCGCGATCGCGGCGAGAGCCAGGCGAGCGTCGTGCTGCAGATGCGCGGCATCCACCGGCTCGACCGCGAGGGCGTGCAGGCGGTGCTGCACCTGGTCGCCGCCGCCGTGCCCGGCCTGAAGCCCAGCAACATCGCGGTCGTCGACGGCCGTGGCGAGCTGCTCTCGCGCGGCGGCCAGGCCGGCGCCAACGGCCTGGCGCAGAGCCAGGAGGAAATCCGCCGCAGCCAGGAAATGCGCATGTCGCGCAGCGTCGAGGAGATGCTGGAGCGCATCCTGGGCCCGGGCCGCGTGCGCGCCGAGGCGACGATCGAGATGGACCATGACCGGGTCCAGACCACCGAGGAGCGCTTCGACCCCGAGAACCAGGTGCCGCGCAGCCAGTCCTCGGTGAATGAGAGCAGCCGCAATGGCGAGCAGCAGAACGTCTCGGTGGCCAACCAGCTGCCCGGCGCGCCGCCCGCGCAGCAGAGCAGCGGCCCGCAGAGCCAGGAGGCGCGGCAGGAGGAGACGGTCAATTACGAGATCGGCCGCACCACCCGCAACACGCTGCGCGACCAGCCGGTGGTGCGCCGCCTCTCGGTGGCCGTCCTGGTCGATGGCGTCTGGGAGCCGGGCGAGAATGGCGGCGCGGCGCGCTTCCGCGAGCGCACGCCGCAGGAGATGGAGCGCATCAGCGCGCTGGTGCGCGGCGCCATCGGCTTCAACGAGGCGCGCGGCGACCGGCTGGAAGTGGTGTCGCTGCGCTTCGCCGATCCGAGCTGGGGCTCGGATGGCGAGGGCCAGCGCGGCCCGCTCGGCCTGCCGCCGCTGACGCCGACGCTGACCGCGCGGCTGCTGGAGAGCGCGCTCTACGCCCTGGTGGCGCTGCTGGCGGTGTTCTTCGTCGGCCGCCCGGTGGCCAAGCGGCTGGTCGCCGGCATGGCGCCGCGCCCGGTGGGCGCGCTGGCCGGCGCCGGCGCGGCGGGCCTCGGCGGCGCGCTGCCGGCGCCGGAGGGCGCGCTGCCCGGCATGCCGGGCGTGGCCGGCGCCGCCGCCGGCGCCGCGGCGCTCGCCGGCGAGGCGGGCGAGGCCGGCGCGCCGGCCGACCACGCGATGATCGACCTCGCCATGGTCAGCGGCCAGATCAGCGTCTCCAGCCTGAACTCGCTGACCGACCTGGTCGAGAAATACCCCGAGGAGACGCTGGCGGTGGTGCGCCGCTGGCTCTCGCCTGAAGAGGCCGCCAAGTCATGA
- the fliG gene encoding flagellar motor switch protein FliG encodes MSMTTLRGRRLTSGLSGPQKAATLMLALGEERAGKILGRMHDDEVRDVSAAMAQLGSVPAEAVEALCREFAEEIGQAGALIGSWETTERLLLRTLPRERVTQIMEELRGPAGRTMWEKLGNVNEAVLANYLKNEYPQTVAVVLTKVKPDHAARVLALLPDSFAMEVVMRMLRMESPQAEALEGVERTLKAEFMSNLARSARRDTHEVMAEIMNNLDRGAEARIMGALEEQAAESAARIRSLMFTFEDLRRLDPQGMQVLLRAVEKDRLAIALKGASDTLREQFYKSMSERAARMLRDDIASLGPTRLRDVEEAQMAMVALAKELASQGELQLAEGGKAEEMVY; translated from the coding sequence ATGAGCATGACCACCCTGCGCGGGCGCCGCCTGACCAGCGGCCTGAGCGGCCCGCAGAAGGCGGCGACGCTGATGCTGGCGCTGGGCGAGGAGCGCGCCGGCAAGATCCTCGGCCGCATGCATGATGACGAGGTGCGCGACGTCTCCGCCGCCATGGCGCAGCTGGGCTCGGTGCCGGCCGAGGCGGTCGAGGCGCTGTGCCGCGAATTCGCCGAGGAGATCGGCCAGGCCGGCGCGCTGATCGGCAGCTGGGAGACCACCGAGCGGCTGCTGCTGCGCACCCTGCCGCGCGAGCGCGTCACCCAGATCATGGAGGAGCTGCGCGGCCCGGCCGGGCGCACCATGTGGGAGAAGCTGGGCAATGTGAACGAGGCGGTGCTCGCCAACTACCTCAAGAACGAGTACCCGCAGACCGTCGCCGTGGTGCTGACCAAGGTGAAGCCCGACCATGCGGCGCGCGTGCTGGCGCTGCTGCCCGACAGCTTCGCCATGGAAGTGGTGATGCGCATGCTGCGCATGGAAAGCCCGCAGGCCGAGGCGCTGGAAGGCGTCGAGCGCACGCTGAAGGCCGAGTTCATGTCGAACCTGGCGCGCTCCGCCCGCCGCGACACGCATGAGGTCATGGCCGAGATCATGAACAATCTCGACCGCGGCGCCGAGGCGCGCATCATGGGCGCGCTGGAGGAGCAGGCGGCGGAATCGGCCGCGCGCATCCGCTCGCTGATGTTCACCTTCGAGGATCTCAGGCGGCTCGACCCGCAGGGCATGCAGGTGCTGCTGCGCGCGGTGGAGAAGGACCGGCTGGCGATCGCGCTGAAGGGCGCCTCCGACACGCTGCGCGAGCAGTTCTACAAGAGCATGTCCGAGCGCGCCGCGCGCATGCTGCGCGACGACATCGCATCCCTCGGCCCGACCCGGCTGCGCGATGTCGAGGAGGCGCAGATGGCCATGGTGGCGCTGGCCAAGGAGCTGGCCAGCCAGGGCGAGCTGCAGCTCGCCGAGGGCGGCAAGGCCGAGGAGATGGTGTATTGA
- the fliN gene encoding flagellar motor switch protein FliN, with protein MPLSELPEAPEAEPRRGGVGDLNAVYDIPVQVSAVLGRATMQVSQLLKLGRGAVVELDRKLGEAVDIYVNNRLVARGEVVMVGENRLGVTMTEIVKTDRVG; from the coding sequence ATGCCACTGAGCGAGCTGCCCGAGGCGCCGGAGGCCGAGCCCCGGCGCGGCGGCGTGGGCGATCTCAACGCCGTCTACGACATCCCCGTGCAGGTCTCGGCCGTGCTCGGCCGCGCCACCATGCAGGTCAGCCAGCTGCTGAAGCTGGGCCGCGGCGCGGTGGTGGAGCTGGACCGCAAGCTGGGCGAGGCGGTGGACATCTACGTCAACAACCGCCTGGTGGCGCGTGGCGAGGTGGTGATGGTGGGCGAGAACCGCCTCGGCGTCACCATGACCGAGATCGTCAAGACCGACCGGGTGGGCTGA
- a CDS encoding sigma-54 dependent transcriptional regulator: MPRVLIVGTLAAELGQAARMAQARGAAVAQVEGVTAALARLRAEGADVVLCELHHDIGWLVRAMAAERIACPLVACGPETDPQAALRAIRAGARDFLPLPPDADLIAAMLQAAAGEASEDTPPAARDPAMATLFARADQVARAEASVLITGESGTGKELMARRIHAASRRASGPFVALNCAALPESLLESELFGHEKGAFSGAVAARKGKFEQAEGGTLLLDEIGEMDLRLQAKLLRAIQEREIDRLGGTRPVKVDVRILAATNRDLAAEARAGRFREDLFFRLDVVRLHIPALRERRGDILPLADLFAARFAEINGLPRRPLSAEARQALLAHDWPGNVRELENALHRAVLMAAGEEIGAAAIELRRAAPAAALPAEAAPLPAPGLDANIPVPAGLAAPAPAASPAAAVPAGVEALVGRRMEEVERDLILGTLAHCLGNRTRAAEVLGISIRALRNKLQDYRALGLAVPAPGEGRALAATG; the protein is encoded by the coding sequence ATGCCCCGGGTGCTGATCGTCGGCACGCTGGCCGCCGAGCTGGGCCAGGCCGCCCGCATGGCGCAGGCGCGCGGCGCCGCGGTCGCGCAGGTGGAGGGGGTGACCGCCGCCCTCGCCCGGCTGCGCGCCGAGGGCGCCGATGTGGTGCTGTGCGAGCTGCACCACGATATCGGCTGGCTGGTGCGCGCCATGGCCGCCGAGCGCATCGCCTGCCCGCTGGTCGCCTGCGGGCCGGAGACCGATCCGCAAGCGGCGCTGCGCGCCATCCGCGCCGGCGCCCGCGACTTCCTCCCCCTGCCGCCCGATGCCGATCTGATCGCCGCCATGCTGCAGGCCGCCGCCGGCGAGGCGAGCGAGGACACGCCCCCCGCCGCGCGCGACCCGGCCATGGCCACGCTCTTCGCCCGCGCCGACCAGGTGGCGCGCGCCGAGGCCTCGGTGCTGATCACCGGCGAGAGCGGCACCGGCAAGGAGCTGATGGCGCGCCGCATCCACGCCGCCTCGCGCCGCGCTTCGGGCCCCTTCGTCGCGCTGAACTGCGCGGCGCTGCCCGAGAGCCTGCTGGAGAGCGAGCTGTTCGGCCATGAGAAGGGCGCCTTCTCCGGCGCCGTCGCCGCGCGGAAGGGAAAATTCGAGCAGGCCGAGGGCGGCACGCTGCTGCTGGATGAGATCGGCGAGATGGATCTGCGGCTGCAGGCCAAGCTGCTGCGCGCCATCCAGGAGCGCGAGATCGACCGCCTGGGCGGCACCCGCCCGGTGAAGGTCGATGTGCGCATCCTGGCCGCCACCAATCGCGACCTGGCCGCCGAGGCGCGCGCCGGGCGGTTCCGCGAGGATCTGTTCTTCCGGCTCGACGTGGTGCGGCTGCACATCCCGGCGCTGCGCGAGCGGCGCGGCGACATCCTGCCGCTGGCCGATCTCTTCGCCGCCCGCTTCGCCGAGATCAACGGCCTGCCGCGCCGGCCGCTCTCGGCCGAGGCGCGCCAGGCGCTGCTGGCGCATGACTGGCCGGGCAATGTGCGCGAGCTGGAGAACGCCCTGCACCGCGCCGTGCTGATGGCCGCCGGCGAGGAGATCGGCGCCGCGGCGATCGAGCTGCGCCGCGCCGCCCCCGCCGCCGCCCTGCCCGCCGAGGCCGCGCCGCTGCCCGCCCCCGGGCTCGACGCCAACATCCCCGTCCCCGCCGGCCTGGCGGCGCCGGCCCCCGCGGCGTCGCCCGCTGCCGCCGTGCCAGCGGGCGTCGAAGCGCTGGTCGGCCGCCGCATGGAGGAGGTCGAGCGCGACCTGATCCTCGGCACCCTGGCGCATTGCCTGGGCAACCGCACCCGCGCCGCCGAGGTGCTCGGCATCTCGATCCGCGCGCTGCGCAACAAGCTGCAGGATTACCGCGCCCTCGGCCTCGCCGTGCCGGCGCCCGGCGAGGGCCGCGCCCTGGCCGCGACGGGCTGA
- the flhA gene encoding flagellar biosynthesis protein FlhA has translation MAGRSLAFALPGPLRGLRLGSDVSLALGVVALMMVMVVPLPTVLLDLGLAISITASVLVLMVALLLQRPLDFTAFPTILLLTTLLRLALNVATTRAVLSHGHEGVGAAGGVISAFGAFLMGGDVLIGLVVFAILLLVNFMVVTKGSGRIAEVAARFSLDAMPGKQMAIDADLSAGLIDETEARRRRRELEEESGFFGAMDGAAKFVRGDAIAGLITTGINLLGGLAVGLGRHGMSFGDAVETFATLTVGDGLVTQIPSLLISVAAGIVVTKGNTEGRADQMLAGQLGGASKPLAIAAGSALLLAAMPGMPALPFLGLAGAAGGLAVVRHRAERNAALIAARPKPPPPKVVNEDAPVAEALKLDLLRLEIGYGLLSLASGDQPRLTEQIRSLRKSFAQEMGFVLPSVRVQDNMQLAPHGYLVRVKEVEAARGEVKPPMLLAIDPTGKLPPFPGEKCQEPAFGLPALWIEERLREQALARGCTVVDAAGVLVTHLTEVVRENMADLLSHAETRRLLDGLPDDNKRLVADLIPAQASIGTVQRVLQTLLAERVSIRDLPTILEGIQEATAGGVPRGLTSIVATVRARLARQLTEAARGPQGDVPLLTLGAEWEAAFAEALIGPPEEKQLALAPSRVNEFAQRLRQALDRAGNAGDMPALVCSGGIRPHVRAVVERFRPSTTVLAQAEIHPRARIRVLGSV, from the coding sequence ATGGCCGGCCGCAGCCTCGCCTTCGCCCTGCCCGGGCCGCTGCGCGGCCTGCGCCTCGGCAGCGATGTCAGCCTGGCGCTGGGCGTCGTCGCGCTGATGATGGTCATGGTGGTGCCGCTGCCCACCGTGCTGCTCGATCTCGGCCTCGCCATCTCGATCACCGCCTCGGTGCTGGTGCTGATGGTGGCGCTGCTGCTGCAGCGGCCGCTCGACTTCACCGCCTTCCCGACCATCCTGCTGCTGACCACGCTGCTGCGCCTGGCGCTGAACGTCGCCACCACCCGCGCCGTGCTCAGCCATGGGCATGAGGGCGTGGGGGCGGCGGGCGGCGTCATCTCCGCCTTCGGCGCCTTCCTGATGGGCGGCGACGTGCTGATCGGGCTGGTGGTCTTCGCCATCCTGCTGCTGGTCAACTTCATGGTGGTCACCAAGGGCTCGGGCCGCATCGCCGAGGTGGCGGCGCGCTTCAGCCTGGACGCCATGCCCGGCAAGCAGATGGCGATCGATGCCGACCTCTCGGCGGGGCTGATCGACGAGACCGAGGCGCGCCGCCGCCGGCGCGAGCTGGAGGAGGAGAGCGGCTTCTTCGGCGCCATGGACGGCGCCGCGAAATTCGTCCGCGGCGACGCCATCGCCGGCCTCATCACCACCGGCATCAACCTCCTGGGCGGGCTCGCCGTCGGCCTCGGCCGGCACGGCATGTCCTTCGGCGACGCGGTGGAGACCTTCGCGACGCTGACCGTGGGCGACGGCCTGGTGACGCAGATCCCCTCGCTGCTGATCTCGGTCGCCGCCGGCATCGTGGTGACCAAGGGCAACACCGAGGGCCGCGCCGACCAGATGCTGGCCGGCCAGCTCGGCGGCGCCTCCAAGCCGCTGGCCATCGCCGCCGGCAGCGCGCTGCTTCTGGCCGCCATGCCGGGCATGCCGGCGCTGCCCTTCCTGGGCCTGGCCGGCGCCGCCGGCGGGCTGGCGGTGGTGCGCCACCGCGCCGAGCGCAACGCCGCGCTGATCGCCGCCCGCCCGAAGCCGCCGCCGCCCAAGGTGGTGAACGAGGACGCGCCGGTGGCCGAGGCGCTGAAGCTCGACCTGCTGCGGCTCGAGATCGGCTATGGCCTGCTCTCGCTCGCCTCCGGCGACCAGCCGCGGCTGACCGAGCAGATCCGCTCGCTGCGCAAGAGCTTCGCGCAGGAGATGGGCTTCGTGCTGCCCTCGGTGCGGGTGCAGGACAACATGCAGCTGGCGCCGCATGGCTATCTGGTGCGGGTGAAGGAGGTCGAGGCGGCGCGCGGCGAGGTGAAGCCGCCGATGCTGCTGGCCATCGACCCCACCGGCAAGCTGCCGCCCTTCCCGGGCGAGAAATGCCAGGAGCCCGCCTTCGGCCTGCCGGCGCTGTGGATCGAGGAGCGGCTGCGCGAGCAGGCGCTGGCGCGCGGCTGCACCGTGGTGGATGCGGCCGGCGTGCTGGTCACCCACCTGACCGAGGTGGTGCGCGAGAACATGGCCGACCTGCTGAGCCATGCCGAGACGCGCCGCCTGCTGGACGGGCTGCCGGACGACAACAAGCGCCTGGTGGCCGACCTGATCCCGGCCCAGGCCAGCATCGGCACGGTGCAGCGCGTGCTGCAGACGCTGCTGGCCGAGCGCGTCTCGATCCGCGACCTGCCGACCATCCTGGAGGGCATCCAGGAGGCGACGGCGGGCGGCGTGCCGCGCGGGCTGACCAGCATCGTCGCCACCGTGCGCGCCCGGCTGGCCCGCCAGCTGACCGAGGCGGCGCGCGGCCCGCAGGGCGATGTGCCGCTGCTGACGCTGGGCGCCGAATGGGAGGCCGCCTTCGCCGAGGCGCTGATCGGCCCGCCGGAGGAGAAGCAGCTGGCCCTCGCCCCCAGCCGGGTCAACGAATTCGCGCAGCGCCTGCGCCAGGCGCTGGACCGCGCCGGCAATGCCGGCGACATGCCGGCGCTGGTCTGCTCGGGCGGCATCCGGCCGCATGTGCGGGCGGTGGTGGAGCGCTTCCGCCCCAGCACCACCGTGCTGGCCCAGGCCGAGATCCATCCGCGGGCGCGCATCCGCGTCCTCGGCAGCGTCTGA
- a CDS encoding AAA family ATPase produces MMSDLAPSAEPQPRFEPGPAPSPAPGRLVAIASGKGGVGKTWLAITLAQTLAQRGRRVLLADGDLGLANVDVQLGLQPERDLQAVLSGRIALTQAVMHHAEGGFDVLAGRSGSGALASLRPEVVEHVAALLRAATGRWDVVLLDLGAGLAPATRRLAAAADTLLVVATDEPTSLTDAYATLKLHGTDRPGGDCRIVVNQAVDIPSGRRTAAALQRACATFLRRDVPLAGLVRRDERVRDTIRRQTPLLSRHPNSAAAADVALLARAVDP; encoded by the coding sequence ATGATGTCCGACCTCGCGCCGAGCGCGGAACCCCAGCCGCGTTTCGAGCCCGGCCCGGCCCCGAGCCCCGCCCCGGGCCGGCTGGTCGCCATCGCCTCCGGCAAGGGCGGGGTGGGCAAGACCTGGCTGGCCATCACCCTGGCGCAGACCTTGGCGCAGCGCGGCCGCCGCGTGCTGCTGGCGGATGGCGATCTGGGCCTGGCCAATGTCGACGTGCAGCTCGGCCTGCAGCCGGAGCGCGATCTGCAGGCGGTGCTGAGCGGCAGGATCGCGCTGACCCAGGCGGTGATGCACCATGCCGAGGGCGGCTTCGACGTGCTGGCCGGCCGTTCCGGCAGCGGCGCGCTGGCCAGCCTCCGGCCCGAGGTGGTGGAGCATGTGGCGGCGCTGCTGCGCGCCGCGACGGGGCGGTGGGATGTGGTGCTGCTCGATCTCGGCGCCGGGCTGGCGCCGGCGACGCGGCGCCTGGCGGCGGCGGCCGACACGCTGCTGGTGGTCGCCACCGACGAGCCGACCAGCCTGACCGACGCCTATGCCACGCTGAAGCTGCACGGCACCGACCGGCCGGGCGGCGATTGCCGCATCGTGGTGAACCAGGCGGTGGACATCCCCTCCGGCCGGCGCACCGCGGCGGCGCTGCAGCGCGCCTGCGCCACCTTCCTGCGGCGCGACGTGCCGCTGGCCGGGCTGGTGCGGCGGGATGAGCGGGTGCGCGACACCATCCGGCGGCAGACGCCGCTGCTCAGCCGCCACCCCAATTCGGCGGCGGCGGCGGATGTCGCCCTGCTAGCCCGCGCCGTCGACCCCTGA
- a CDS encoding UDP-glucose/GDP-mannose dehydrogenase family protein has product MKITVIGAGYVGLVSGACFAEFGVDVCIVDTDASKIEALREGRIPIYEPGLDRLVEENARDGRLTFTTELTEAMQGAEAVFLAVGTPTRRGDGHADLTYVFAAAEQVAKAAEKPIVLVTKSTVPVGTGRRVKEIVRAARPDLEIEVASNPEFLREGSAIGDFMRPDRVVVGVDSERALAVLKRLYRPLYLIETPVVATSIETAELIKYASNAFLAVKITFINQMADLCEKAGANVHDVARGMGLDGRIGRKFLHAGPGYGGSCFPKDTLALARSAQELGAPVTIVEQTIAANDARKAQMAERVVAACGGTVAGKTIAVLGVTFKPETDDMRDAPSLVILPALAAAGARIRAYDPQPAHAKQLLPGGVEFTANAMEAVQGADALVLITEWNEFRSLSPEKLKAAMAGDVICDLRNVWDPAAMREVGFTYSSIGRP; this is encoded by the coding sequence ATGAAAATCACCGTGATCGGGGCCGGCTATGTCGGCCTTGTCTCCGGCGCCTGCTTCGCCGAGTTCGGCGTCGATGTCTGCATCGTCGACACGGATGCCAGCAAGATCGAGGCGCTGCGCGAGGGCCGCATCCCGATCTACGAGCCCGGGCTCGACCGGCTGGTGGAGGAGAATGCGCGCGACGGCCGCCTGACCTTCACCACCGAGCTGACCGAGGCGATGCAGGGCGCCGAGGCGGTGTTCCTGGCGGTCGGCACGCCCACCCGGCGCGGCGATGGCCATGCCGACCTGACCTATGTCTTCGCCGCGGCCGAGCAGGTGGCCAAGGCCGCCGAGAAGCCGATCGTGCTGGTCACCAAATCGACCGTGCCGGTGGGCACCGGCCGCCGCGTGAAGGAGATCGTCCGCGCCGCCCGCCCGGATCTGGAGATCGAGGTCGCCTCGAACCCGGAATTCCTGCGCGAGGGCAGCGCCATCGGCGATTTCATGCGGCCCGACCGCGTGGTCGTGGGCGTCGATTCCGAGCGCGCGCTGGCCGTGCTGAAGCGCCTCTACCGCCCGCTCTACCTGATCGAGACGCCGGTGGTCGCCACCAGCATCGAGACGGCGGAGCTGATCAAATACGCCTCCAACGCGTTCCTGGCGGTGAAGATCACCTTCATCAACCAGATGGCCGATCTCTGCGAGAAGGCCGGCGCCAATGTGCATGACGTGGCGCGCGGCATGGGGCTCGATGGCCGCATCGGCCGCAAATTCCTGCATGCCGGGCCGGGCTATGGCGGTTCCTGCTTCCCCAAGGACACGCTGGCCCTGGCCCGCTCGGCGCAGGAGCTGGGCGCGCCGGTGACCATTGTCGAGCAGACCATCGCCGCCAATGACGCCCGCAAGGCGCAGATGGCCGAGCGCGTGGTCGCCGCCTGCGGCGGCACGGTGGCGGGCAAGACCATCGCGGTGCTCGGCGTCACCTTCAAGCCGGAGACGGATGACATGCGCGACGCGCCGTCGCTGGTCATCCTGCCGGCGCTGGCGGCGGCGGGTGCGCGCATCCGCGCCTATGACCCGCAGCCCGCCCATGCGAAGCAGCTGCTGCCCGGCGGCGTCGAGTTCACGGCGAACGCCATGGAGGCGGTGCAGGGCGCCGACGCCCTGGTGCTGATCACCGAATGGAACGAGTTCCGCTCGCTCTCGCCGGAGAAGCTGAAGGCCGCCATGGCCGGCGACGTCATCTGCGACCTGCGCAATGTGTGGGACCCGGCGGCGATGCGCGAGGTGGGCTTCACCTACAGCTCCATCGGCCGCCCGTAA